The following proteins are co-located in the Acidicapsa acidisoli genome:
- a CDS encoding type I restriction endonuclease yields the protein MTSRPAIPIEIRRDVLFEARHHCAVCCVPTPLQRAHVRPWSKSHEHSVANLIALCANCHARADQEKWGEAVLGRYKKNPCILAANSPVVMSAEQKAIVDLIVAKDPDAMTEKERMRFVSIVAAYAGTRIGNIEVISVAAANSSRIRLKMPMTAAAKLVGGFERHDPLLTEFMEDFSLLKVEPPKPLDEAIFNRRTTDTSEKGLETIIVRHMTGSDGLAVTPGAMEGTPHTAGTGYFAGSARDYDRGHSLDVPHLFAFLRATQPDSFAKLAIGDDPKDINRLKFLTRLSSEIGKRGVIDVLRKGLDHGPLRFDLFYGTPSPGNVKAEWLNSLNRFSLTRQLAYSMDESRRALDLCLFINGLPIATFELKNSLTKQTVDDAVEQYRRDRDPREPLFGFGRCVVHFAVDDSEVSICTELKGKASWFLPFNKGYKDGAGNPPNPIGLKTDYLWKEVLTPAGLTDILENFAQIVEEKDPRTNRKKRKQVWPRYHQLDLVHKALADVRHTGAGKRYLVQHSAGSGKSNSIAWLSHQLVGLKRNGKEIFDSVIVVTDRRILDDQIQKTIKQFMQVGATVGHAEHSGDLRKFIEQGRKIIVSTVQKFPFILDEIATESGRSFAIVIDEAHSSQGGKTSAAMSQALSSSDVEGDHDAEDTVNEALEKRMAARKMLKNASYFAFTATPKNKTLEMFGEVLPPDAEGKVKHRPFHSYTMKQAIEERFILDVLKAFTPVTSYYKLIKKTEEDPEFDTKKAKKKLRRYVESHDHAIRLKAEIMVDHFHDHVIAAGKIGGEARAMIVTSGIERAIQYFHAFKTYLAERKSPYQAIVAFSGDHEFGGTKVSEASLNGFPSRDIADTIQEDPYRFLICADKFQTGYDEPLLHSMYVDKPLSGIKAVQTLSRLNRAHPQKYDCFVLDFQNNSEAINFAFQDYYRTTILAEETDPNKLHDLKAALDGAQVYSQEQVEKVVELFLGGAERDKLDPILDLCVAVYIDALDEDSQVEFKGKAKIFCRTYSFLSSIIPYSNAEWEKLSIFLTLLTPKLPAPKEEDLSKGILEAIDMDSYRVEKKAIMNIALADTDAEIAPVPMDVQGHKSEPELDRLSNILKTFNEQFGTLFTDTDRVAKRIRDDIAPKVAADAAYQNAKENTPHTARMAHDQALAKVMQHLLKDDTQVYKQFVENESFKRFVGDMVYALTSQ from the coding sequence ATGACCTCCCGCCCAGCTATTCCCATCGAAATTCGCCGCGACGTTCTGTTTGAAGCGCGCCATCACTGTGCGGTCTGTTGTGTGCCAACCCCCCTACAGCGCGCCCATGTGCGGCCGTGGAGCAAGAGCCATGAACACAGTGTCGCCAATCTGATCGCACTTTGCGCAAATTGCCACGCCCGTGCTGACCAGGAGAAATGGGGAGAAGCGGTTCTCGGCCGCTACAAGAAAAATCCCTGCATCCTCGCGGCAAACTCGCCGGTCGTCATGAGTGCCGAGCAAAAAGCGATCGTCGACCTCATTGTGGCGAAAGATCCCGATGCGATGACGGAAAAGGAACGGATGAGATTCGTGTCCATCGTCGCCGCTTATGCCGGGACGCGCATCGGGAATATCGAAGTCATTTCGGTTGCAGCGGCAAATAGTTCGCGGATACGGCTAAAGATGCCCATGACTGCAGCGGCAAAACTCGTCGGAGGTTTCGAGCGACACGACCCATTGCTGACGGAGTTCATGGAGGATTTCTCGCTGTTGAAGGTGGAACCGCCAAAACCTCTCGACGAGGCCATTTTTAACAGACGAACAACCGATACAAGTGAGAAGGGGCTCGAAACCATCATCGTCCGCCACATGACGGGCTCAGACGGTCTGGCCGTGACGCCGGGCGCAATGGAGGGAACTCCACACACCGCCGGAACCGGCTATTTTGCGGGCAGCGCGCGCGACTACGACCGCGGTCATTCCCTCGACGTCCCCCACCTATTTGCATTCTTGCGCGCGACTCAGCCGGATAGCTTTGCGAAATTGGCGATTGGCGATGATCCCAAAGATATCAACCGCCTTAAGTTTCTTACCCGGCTATCGTCCGAAATCGGAAAAAGAGGCGTAATCGATGTATTGCGGAAGGGATTGGATCATGGACCTCTACGTTTCGATCTCTTCTATGGCACGCCCTCGCCGGGTAACGTGAAAGCCGAATGGCTCAACTCGCTGAACCGATTTTCACTGACGCGCCAGCTTGCCTATAGCATGGATGAGAGCCGCCGAGCCCTTGACCTGTGTCTCTTTATCAATGGGCTACCCATTGCGACATTCGAGCTGAAGAATAGCCTGACGAAGCAAACCGTCGATGATGCGGTTGAGCAATACCGTCGTGATCGCGATCCGCGGGAGCCTCTATTCGGGTTCGGGAGGTGTGTTGTCCATTTCGCTGTCGACGACAGTGAAGTGAGTATTTGCACGGAGTTGAAGGGGAAGGCTTCGTGGTTCCTTCCTTTCAATAAAGGCTATAAGGACGGTGCTGGCAATCCGCCGAATCCAATCGGCCTGAAGACCGATTACCTCTGGAAAGAGGTGCTCACGCCTGCCGGACTGACCGATATTCTCGAGAATTTCGCTCAGATCGTTGAGGAGAAGGACCCGCGTACCAACCGTAAGAAGCGCAAACAGGTCTGGCCACGCTACCACCAGCTTGATCTCGTGCATAAGGCGCTCGCCGACGTTCGTCACACGGGGGCTGGGAAGCGCTATCTCGTGCAGCATTCCGCAGGCAGCGGTAAATCGAATTCCATCGCATGGCTTTCACACCAGCTAGTCGGTCTCAAGCGCAACGGAAAGGAGATCTTCGACTCGGTCATCGTGGTGACGGATCGTAGGATTCTCGATGATCAGATCCAAAAGACGATTAAACAATTCATGCAGGTCGGCGCCACTGTCGGCCATGCCGAGCATTCAGGAGACCTGCGCAAATTCATCGAGCAGGGCAGGAAGATCATTGTCTCGACGGTGCAAAAATTCCCATTCATCCTCGATGAGATCGCCACTGAGTCGGGACGGTCGTTTGCGATCGTTATCGATGAGGCGCATTCCAGTCAGGGTGGGAAGACATCAGCCGCGATGAGCCAGGCGCTCTCGTCGAGTGATGTTGAGGGCGACCACGACGCCGAAGACACCGTCAATGAGGCGCTAGAAAAGCGGATGGCGGCGCGCAAAATGCTGAAAAACGCCAGCTACTTCGCGTTCACGGCGACGCCCAAAAATAAGACGCTGGAAATGTTCGGAGAGGTGTTGCCGCCGGATGCCGAAGGCAAGGTCAAGCACAGACCGTTCCATTCCTACACGATGAAGCAGGCGATCGAGGAGCGGTTCATCCTCGACGTGCTGAAGGCCTTCACGCCGGTAACGAGCTATTACAAACTGATCAAAAAAACCGAAGAAGATCCCGAGTTTGACACAAAGAAGGCGAAGAAAAAGCTCCGCCGTTATGTAGAGAGCCACGATCATGCAATCCGCCTCAAAGCGGAGATCATGGTCGATCATTTCCATGACCATGTAATCGCCGCCGGCAAAATCGGCGGCGAGGCGCGCGCAATGATCGTCACGAGCGGTATCGAACGCGCGATTCAATACTTCCACGCTTTCAAGACTTACCTTGCCGAGCGCAAGAGCCCTTATCAGGCGATCGTGGCATTTTCAGGGGACCATGAATTCGGCGGTACGAAGGTAAGCGAAGCATCGCTCAATGGCTTTCCAAGCCGAGATATCGCGGACACCATACAGGAGGACCCGTATCGCTTCCTGATCTGCGCCGATAAGTTCCAGACCGGCTACGACGAGCCGCTGCTGCACTCAATGTATGTCGATAAACCGCTGTCTGGCATCAAGGCGGTTCAGACCCTGTCGCGCCTCAATCGCGCGCATCCGCAAAAATACGACTGCTTCGTTCTCGATTTCCAGAACAATTCGGAAGCCATTAACTTTGCCTTTCAGGATTACTACCGCACGACGATTCTGGCCGAGGAGACCGATCCCAACAAACTTCACGACCTGAAGGCAGCGCTCGACGGAGCGCAGGTCTATTCGCAAGAACAGGTCGAAAAGGTGGTCGAGCTGTTCCTCGGCGGCGCGGAACGCGACAAACTCGACCCGATTCTCGATCTGTGTGTCGCGGTTTATATCGACGCGCTCGATGAAGATTCTCAGGTGGAATTCAAGGGCAAGGCAAAGATCTTCTGCCGCACCTACAGCTTCCTGTCTTCGATCATTCCCTACAGTAACGCTGAATGGGAAAAGCTCTCGATCTTCCTCACTCTGTTAACCCCAAAACTGCCGGCGCCGAAAGAAGAGGACCTTTCCAAAGGAATCCTTGAAGCGATCGATATGGACAGCTACCGGGTCGAGAAGAAAGCGATAATGAACATCGCGCTGGCGGACACGGATGCCGAAATCGCTCCGGTCCCGATGGACGTTCAAGGGCATAAATCCGAGCCCGAGCTGGACCGGCTGAGCAATATCCTAAAAACCTTCAATGAGCAGTTTGGGACATTGTTCACCGATACTGACCGTGTTGCGAAACGCATTCGCGACGATATCGCTCCGAAAGTCGCGGCAGATGCGGCTTACCAGAACGCAAAAGAGAATACCCCTCACACCGCGCGCATGGCCCATGACCAGGCTCTGGCCAAAGTGATGCAGCATCTTCTGAAAGATGACACGCAGGTTTACAAGCAGTTCGTTGAAAATGAGTCGTTCAAGCGTTTTGTCGGCGATATGGTGTATGCGCTGACGAGCCAATAG
- a CDS encoding FRG domain-containing protein translates to MPSQVTIPLSPHFTNLRGQGDRISSAAVAEKLVVADGEGYFVDDLGGHSWSFVPAPGAAVYGLTSRFKPSPIDHMANGVFLRVPFRRVPVLEAHSLEGLLAFASLIHSKDDSLKLMWRGQTREYLLTRPEEDSMRLYGEPQVSEPSLPSSGARLKVEFTTVFEQWSAILDTYIAEQILKKSLAGTRQRQDIVQGSQQFHSSYMYRLWAFATAQHYGLPSVGLDVTSDILVALLFALHRFSVDKATGTTTIARLDKDAEPVLYAMSAFENDLFDDSQLAPPWLLCERPKAQNAFFLATGWGQAPNRAAERIFVAIRLRNHTQWKLPSPVESLFPRRNKDSFLDFLLRSRVAYPSIASAAMLDRVYYRA, encoded by the coding sequence TTGCCTAGCCAGGTCACCATCCCGCTTTCGCCGCATTTCACAAACCTGCGCGGGCAGGGCGATCGCATTTCGAGCGCGGCTGTGGCAGAGAAGCTCGTCGTTGCCGATGGCGAAGGTTACTTCGTCGATGATCTGGGCGGCCATTCCTGGTCTTTTGTGCCCGCTCCGGGCGCAGCGGTTTACGGGCTCACGTCACGTTTCAAGCCGTCGCCGATCGATCACATGGCCAATGGTGTATTCCTGCGCGTGCCCTTTCGCAGAGTACCCGTTCTCGAGGCGCACAGCCTCGAGGGCCTTCTCGCCTTCGCATCGCTGATCCATTCGAAAGACGACAGTCTTAAGCTGATGTGGCGCGGCCAGACGCGCGAATATCTGCTCACGCGGCCGGAAGAAGATTCCATGAGGTTGTATGGCGAACCCCAGGTCAGCGAGCCCTCTCTTCCATCATCTGGCGCGCGTCTCAAGGTCGAGTTCACAACTGTTTTTGAGCAGTGGTCGGCGATCCTCGATACATACATCGCCGAACAGATTTTGAAGAAATCTCTCGCCGGTACCCGCCAACGTCAGGACATCGTTCAAGGGAGCCAACAGTTCCACAGTTCTTACATGTATCGGCTTTGGGCTTTTGCGACGGCGCAGCACTATGGCCTGCCTAGCGTCGGACTCGATGTCACATCGGATATCCTTGTGGCGCTGCTCTTCGCCCTTCACCGCTTTTCGGTGGATAAGGCCACGGGGACGACGACAATCGCACGGCTTGACAAAGATGCGGAACCGGTCTTGTACGCCATGAGTGCCTTTGAGAATGACCTGTTCGATGATTCACAGCTCGCGCCACCTTGGCTTCTTTGTGAGCGGCCAAAGGCCCAGAACGCTTTTTTCCTGGCCACCGGTTGGGGCCAAGCACCGAACAGAGCCGCCGAACGAATCTTCGTCGCGATCCGGCTGCGCAATCATACGCAATGGAAGCTGCCGAGTCCCGTCGAGAGCCTGTTTCCTCGCCGTAACAAGGATTCTTTTCTGGACTTCCTTCTGCGATCGCGCGTCGCTTATCCCAGCATTGCCAGTGCCGCGATGCTAGACCGCGTTTATTATCGAGCATGA
- a CDS encoding HlyD family type I secretion periplasmic adaptor subunit yields MSLRQRALRAWDYYQEANEYIQRKSDKLWRRIEPYLDKPDPETEFLPAALEIIETPASPAGRIIAGTLIVFFVIALLWACIGSVDIIATAQGKIVPTGRSKVIQPFETGVVHAIHVQDGQSVKAGDVLIEIDATISEAERDRLQKEYMTAALDVARLKASLSTADDPATDFIAPEEATEDQIALQKSLLTSQVAEQRAKLAGLDRQIAQYGGNLAAVQSNISKITEALPYLEKKARARQSLADRQIGSKMDAYSAQQDLVEHQQELKVQRGRLDEATAQVSSFKEQREQAEAEYKHKNLDDLTQAAQKASSLHEQFIEASKKYRLQTLTSPVDGTVQQLAVHTEGGVVTPAQTLMVVVPGDSRLEIEAMVPNRDIGFVHEGQEVAVKIDTFNYTRYGLLHGRVISVSQDAITRDKPADKTDNKQQAGSEDDSSEPKGQELVYSARISLDRSEMQIDDRMINLEPGMAATAEIKTGSRHIISYLLSPLSRAGHEAITER; encoded by the coding sequence ATGTCGCTTCGGCAAAGAGCGCTTAGAGCATGGGATTACTATCAGGAAGCCAATGAGTATATCCAGCGCAAGTCCGACAAGCTCTGGCGGCGCATCGAACCTTATCTCGACAAGCCCGATCCCGAAACCGAATTCCTGCCGGCCGCGCTTGAAATTATCGAAACGCCGGCTTCGCCCGCCGGGCGCATCATCGCTGGGACGCTGATTGTCTTCTTCGTCATCGCTCTCTTATGGGCCTGTATCGGCTCCGTCGACATTATCGCCACGGCGCAAGGCAAGATTGTGCCGACAGGCCGCAGCAAGGTCATTCAGCCGTTCGAGACCGGCGTCGTTCACGCCATTCATGTGCAGGATGGGCAATCAGTGAAAGCCGGGGATGTATTGATCGAGATCGATGCGACGATCAGTGAGGCCGAGCGCGATCGGTTACAGAAGGAATATATGACGGCGGCGCTCGATGTTGCCCGGCTCAAGGCATCGTTAAGTACGGCTGATGATCCGGCGACAGACTTCATCGCTCCGGAAGAGGCGACGGAGGACCAGATAGCCCTTCAGAAATCGCTCCTCACCAGCCAGGTCGCCGAGCAACGCGCCAAACTGGCGGGCCTCGACCGGCAGATCGCACAATATGGCGGCAACCTTGCCGCCGTGCAGTCGAATATCTCCAAGATCACCGAAGCCCTGCCTTATCTCGAAAAGAAGGCCAGGGCGCGGCAGTCTCTCGCCGACCGGCAGATCGGCTCAAAGATGGACGCCTATTCGGCCCAGCAGGACCTCGTGGAGCATCAGCAGGAATTAAAAGTTCAGCGGGGGCGCCTCGATGAAGCCACGGCGCAGGTCTCATCGTTCAAGGAACAGCGCGAACAGGCCGAAGCAGAATATAAACATAAAAACCTCGACGATCTGACACAGGCTGCCCAGAAAGCCTCCAGCCTGCATGAACAGTTCATCGAAGCCTCGAAGAAATACCGATTGCAGACCCTGACCTCACCGGTAGATGGCACAGTTCAACAGTTGGCCGTGCATACCGAGGGCGGCGTTGTGACTCCTGCGCAAACCCTCATGGTCGTCGTGCCCGGCGACAGCCGCCTTGAGATCGAGGCTATGGTGCCGAACAGGGATATCGGCTTCGTGCATGAAGGGCAGGAGGTCGCCGTCAAGATCGATACCTTCAACTACACGCGCTATGGCCTGTTGCACGGCAGGGTCATATCCGTATCGCAGGACGCCATCACCCGCGACAAACCGGCAGATAAAACTGACAATAAGCAGCAGGCCGGTTCTGAGGATGACAGCAGCGAGCCCAAAGGGCAGGAGCTGGTTTATTCGGCGCGCATCTCCCTCGATCGCTCCGAAATGCAGATCGATGACCGCATGATCAATCTCGAACCCGGCATGGCCGCGACGGCCGAGATCAAGACCGGCTCGCGGCATATCATCAGTTATCTTCTGTCGCCCCTCAGCCGTGCCGGCCACGAGGCGATCACGGAGAGGTAG
- a CDS encoding type I secretion system permease/ATPase has protein sequence MDQTAPSEATKPEQSLDTGLASFVLLLRFHGIAADRAQLTHKFGGSAFGTMEMLRCAKEFQLKARVIESRWERLTDTPLPAIARMRDGTFLILGKASEDTVLVQDPSINRPQILPRKEFEERWSGDLLLMTRRAGLGEVARTFNITWFLGAMHKYRRLLGEVLVASFFLQLFALVSPLFFQVVVDKVLVHRGLTTLDVLVFGFVTVAIFESALTALRTYVFSHTTSRIDVELGARLFRHLVALPIAYFEARRTGDSIARVRELENIRNFLTSSALTLVIDLFFTFVFLAVMAWYSPFLTIIVIASFPFYIAISMAVTPVFRRRLNEKFNRGAENQAFLVESITGIETLKAMAVEPQMQRRWEEQLAGYVKASFKVLNLGNWASQGVQLVSKLVTAAILFFGAKAVINGDMTVGELIAFNMLAGRVSQPVLRLAQVWQDFHQARLSIARLGDILNTHPEPGFSPGRTALPAIKGAISFEHVTFRYVTDGPVVLHDISLSLPPGQVMGIVGPSGSGKSTLTKLMQRLYVPESGRVLVDGVDLAAVDTAWLRRQIGVVLQENILFNRPVRDNIALADPGMPTERVIQAAKLAGAHEFILELPQGYDTHVGERGSNLSGGQRQRIAIARALITDPRILIFDEATSALDYESERIIQENMRRIAQGRTVIIIAHRLSAVRHCHRIITIEKGRIVEDGSHDELVNTDGRYASLLRLQGGLHVASAKSA, from the coding sequence ATGGATCAGACCGCCCCCTCAGAAGCGACTAAACCGGAACAATCCCTCGATACCGGCCTTGCATCTTTTGTGCTTCTGCTTCGTTTTCACGGCATCGCGGCCGATCGGGCGCAATTGACGCATAAATTCGGCGGCTCGGCTTTCGGCACGATGGAAATGCTCCGCTGCGCCAAGGAGTTTCAGCTCAAGGCGCGTGTCATCGAAAGCCGATGGGAGCGTCTGACGGATACGCCGCTGCCGGCGATAGCCCGGATGCGGGATGGGACTTTCCTCATTCTCGGCAAGGCCTCCGAAGATACGGTTCTGGTTCAGGACCCCTCAATCAACCGCCCTCAAATCCTGCCGCGCAAGGAATTCGAGGAACGGTGGAGTGGTGATCTTCTGCTGATGACGCGCCGGGCAGGGCTTGGGGAAGTGGCCCGGACCTTCAACATCACATGGTTTCTCGGCGCGATGCATAAGTATCGCCGGTTGCTCGGTGAGGTCTTGGTTGCGTCGTTCTTCCTGCAGCTTTTTGCGCTCGTCTCGCCGCTGTTCTTTCAGGTGGTGGTCGACAAGGTTCTGGTGCATCGCGGCCTCACGACGCTCGACGTTCTGGTGTTCGGCTTCGTTACCGTCGCCATATTCGAAAGCGCGCTGACGGCTCTTCGCACCTACGTTTTTTCCCATACGACCAGCCGCATCGATGTGGAACTGGGCGCTCGGCTGTTCCGGCATCTGGTAGCGCTGCCGATTGCCTATTTCGAGGCGCGCCGCACGGGCGACAGCATTGCGCGGGTGCGCGAGCTTGAAAATATCCGCAACTTCTTGACCAGTTCGGCGTTGACGCTTGTCATCGACCTGTTCTTCACCTTTGTTTTCCTTGCCGTCATGGCGTGGTATTCGCCGTTCCTGACCATTATCGTCATTGCATCGTTCCCGTTCTATATCGCCATCTCGATGGCGGTGACGCCGGTCTTCCGGCGCCGCCTGAATGAGAAATTCAATCGCGGCGCAGAAAATCAGGCTTTCCTTGTCGAAAGCATCACCGGCATTGAGACGCTGAAAGCTATGGCGGTCGAGCCGCAGATGCAGCGGCGGTGGGAAGAGCAATTAGCCGGTTATGTGAAGGCTAGCTTCAAGGTGCTTAATCTCGGCAATTGGGCCAGTCAGGGTGTGCAGCTTGTCAGTAAACTCGTGACGGCCGCCATCCTGTTCTTCGGTGCGAAGGCCGTTATTAACGGCGATATGACCGTTGGTGAGCTGATCGCGTTCAACATGTTGGCGGGTAGGGTATCGCAACCAGTCTTGCGGTTGGCGCAAGTCTGGCAGGATTTTCATCAGGCGCGGCTATCTATTGCGCGGCTTGGCGATATTCTCAACACACATCCGGAACCGGGTTTCTCGCCGGGACGGACAGCGTTGCCTGCTATCAAAGGAGCCATCAGCTTCGAGCATGTCACTTTCCGCTATGTGACGGATGGTCCGGTAGTCCTGCATGACATTTCTCTTTCCCTACCGCCCGGTCAGGTCATGGGCATTGTCGGACCATCAGGCTCCGGCAAGTCGACGCTGACGAAACTTATGCAGCGGCTTTATGTGCCTGAAAGCGGGCGAGTGCTGGTGGATGGTGTCGATCTTGCCGCCGTCGATACGGCATGGCTGCGGCGGCAGATCGGTGTCGTACTGCAGGAAAACATCCTGTTCAATCGTCCGGTGCGCGACAATATCGCGCTTGCCGATCCCGGTATGCCAACCGAGCGCGTGATACAGGCGGCCAAGCTGGCCGGCGCGCATGAATTCATCCTCGAACTGCCGCAGGGCTATGACACGCATGTCGGCGAGCGCGGCTCGAACCTCTCCGGCGGGCAGAGGCAGCGTATCGCGATTGCTCGCGCGCTGATCACTGACCCGCGCATCCTGATTTTCGACGAAGCCACCAGCGCCCTCGATTATGAGAGCGAGCGCATCATTCAGGAAAATATGCGCCGCATCGCGCAGGGCCGCACGGTCATCATCATCGCCCACCGGCTTTCCGCCGTGCGCCACTGCCACCGCATTATCACGATCGAGAAGGGCCGTATCGTCGAAGACGGCAGTCATGACGAACTGGTGAATACCGACGGCCGCTATGCTTCGCTCCTCCGGCTTCAGGGAGGGTTGCATGTCGCTTCGGCAAAGAGCGCTTAG
- a CDS encoding TolC family outer membrane protein: protein MKSYLRCVGVVAIAGLVIPGYAAAETIEQALVQVYETNPTLLAERAKLRETDEQVSQALSNWRPDIEATANAGISNQAVHDPSSAPIPTSSNGLTPRSTGLQFTQPLFRGFRTVAQTRAAEKQVEAERANLQVTEQKLFLDTGTAYIDVVHDLALVALDRDNERVLRDELNATKERLKQGDVGTTDVHQAESRLKRAEADRLKAESDLERHRAAYVHLVGDIPGTLQPPHLELADAASLDETLNLAKKHNPGIAAATANYDEADAEVDLNKGSLLPEVDLVGTTQKQWDQSTYIPGRQDSSQVLVQVTMPLYKTGADYSRTRAAEQKVTEQRMKLEEARHQVYEDATDGWHGLETARSTLIADEAERDAADLSLQNVREEAKAGTRTTLDVLNAEQELIDAKTAVIQAEHDITLAILQIRSATGLLKAEAMKLPVELYDPDKHYQTARSQWIGFSDDDDSGEATANHQ from the coding sequence ATGAAGTCGTATCTGCGGTGTGTGGGAGTGGTGGCGATCGCCGGTCTGGTCATTCCTGGATATGCAGCCGCCGAGACTATCGAGCAGGCGCTGGTGCAGGTTTACGAGACTAATCCAACCCTGCTTGCCGAACGCGCCAAGCTGCGCGAGACGGATGAGCAGGTGTCGCAAGCTCTTAGTAACTGGCGGCCGGATATCGAAGCGACGGCCAATGCCGGGATCAGCAATCAGGCGGTTCACGACCCGTCATCTGCCCCTATACCCACGTCATCCAACGGCCTCACACCCCGCAGTACAGGCCTGCAGTTCACGCAGCCGCTGTTCCGGGGCTTTCGCACCGTCGCGCAGACGCGCGCCGCCGAGAAGCAGGTTGAAGCCGAGCGCGCCAATCTGCAGGTTACGGAGCAGAAACTGTTCCTCGATACCGGCACGGCCTATATCGATGTCGTGCATGATCTGGCGCTGGTCGCGCTCGACCGCGATAACGAGCGCGTGCTGCGTGACGAGTTGAATGCCACGAAGGAACGATTGAAGCAAGGAGATGTCGGCACGACCGACGTGCATCAGGCGGAATCCCGACTGAAGCGAGCCGAAGCAGACCGTCTCAAGGCCGAAAGCGATCTTGAACGCCACCGCGCTGCCTACGTCCATCTCGTCGGCGATATTCCTGGCACCTTGCAACCGCCGCATCTGGAACTGGCCGACGCGGCCAGCCTCGATGAAACGCTCAATCTCGCCAAGAAGCATAATCCCGGCATTGCGGCGGCCACCGCAAATTACGACGAGGCGGATGCGGAGGTCGATCTCAACAAAGGCAGCCTTCTGCCCGAAGTCGATCTTGTCGGCACGACGCAAAAGCAGTGGGACCAGAGCACCTATATCCCTGGCCGACAGGACAGTTCGCAGGTTCTTGTGCAGGTGACGATGCCGCTTTACAAGACCGGCGCCGATTATTCGCGCACGCGCGCCGCAGAGCAGAAGGTCACCGAACAGCGCATGAAGCTTGAGGAAGCGCGGCACCAGGTTTACGAAGACGCCACAGATGGCTGGCATGGCCTTGAGACCGCCCGCAGCACATTGATAGCTGACGAAGCCGAGCGGGATGCTGCCGATCTCTCCTTGCAGAATGTCCGGGAAGAGGCGAAGGCCGGAACGCGCACGACGCTCGATGTGCTCAACGCCGAGCAGGAACTGATCGACGCCAAGACCGCCGTCATTCAGGCCGAGCATGATATTACGCTTGCCATCCTGCAAATCCGTTCGGCAACCGGGTTGCTCAAAGCAGAAGCCATGAAACTACCCGTCGAACTCTACGACCCCGACAAGCACTATCAGACAGCGCGCAGCCAATGGATCGGCTTCTCGGACGATGATGACAGCGGTGAGGCTACCGCAAATCACCAATAA